One genomic segment of Apium graveolens cultivar Ventura unplaced genomic scaffold, ASM990537v1 ctg7942, whole genome shotgun sequence includes these proteins:
- the LOC141704530 gene encoding aquaporin NIP1-1-like, with the protein MAQEMTDRNGNDGDIALSVLEDNMHEPSGDHSSDGCFVTLPFIQKLIAEMLGTYFLIFAGDCAVTVNLSKDKVVTLPGVAMVWGLAVMVMIYSIGHISGAHINPAVTIAFASVKRFPWKHVPAYVAAQIIGATLASETIRLIFQGTKDISPGTFPTGTNLQSLVLEFIITFFLMFVISGVATDNRAIGELAGLAIGAIVLLNVIIAGPITGASMNPARSLGPVLVTSRYDGIWIYLLGPIAGAISGAWIYNIMRFTNKPLREITKNASFLTRISPRK; encoded by the exons ATGGCTCAGGAGATGACAGACAGGAACGGGAACGATGGAGATATTGCTCTCTCTGTACTTGAGGATAATATGCATGAACCCTCCGGTGACCACTCCAGTGACGGCTGTTTTGTAACTCTTCCTTTTATACAAAAG CTAATTGCAGAGATGTTGGGCACATATTTTCTAATATTTGCGGGAGATTGCGCGGTGACGGTTAATTTGTCAAAGGACAAAGTGGTTACATTGCCGGGAGTTGCTATGGTATGGGGACTGGCTGTAATGGTGATGATTTACTCAATTGGACACATTTCTGGTGCTCATATTAATCCTGCTGTCACCATTGCATTCGCCTCTGTCAAGAGATTTCCGTGGAAACAT GTACCAGCTTATGTTGCAGCACAAATTATAGGGGCAACGTTAGCCAGCGAAACGATCAGGTTAATTTTTCAGGGTACTAAAGACATATCTCCGGGAACATTTCCGACAGGGACAAACCTGCAGTCTTTGGTGTTGGAGTTTATAATCACATTCTTCCTGATGTTTGTTATATCTGGTGTGGCCACCGATAACAGAGCT ATTGGCGAACTTGCAGGGCTTGCAATTGGAGCTATTGTGTTACTTAATGTGATTATTGCAGG ACCAATAACAGGGGCATCAATGAATCCAGCAAGAAGTTTGGGCCCAGTTTTGGTGACGAGCCGCTACGACGGGATTTGGATATATCTGTTGGGTCCAATAGCTGGGGCAATATCTGGTGCCTGGATTTACAATATTATGAGATTCACAAACAAGCCACTTCGTGAAATTACCAAAAATGCCTCCTTTCTTACTAGAATTTCGCCCAGGAAATAA